Proteins co-encoded in one Amaranthus tricolor cultivar Red isolate AtriRed21 chromosome 7, ASM2621246v1, whole genome shotgun sequence genomic window:
- the LOC130818234 gene encoding mitogen-activated protein kinase 19-like isoform X2, with protein sequence MQQDQRKKGVKDTEFFTDYGDANRYKILEVIGKGSYGVVCAAVDTHTGEKVAIKKINDIFEHISDAIRILREVKLLRLLRHPDIVEIKRIMLPPSKRDFRDIYVVFELMESDLHQVIKANDDLTCEHHQFFLYQMLRALKYMHTANVYHRDLKPKNILANANCKLKICDFGLARVAFNDTPTTVFWTDYVATRWYRAPELCGSFFSKYTPAIDIWSIGCIFAEVLMGKPLFPGKSVVHQLDLITDLLGTPSTDVISGVRNDKARKYLTDMRKKQPVPFSHKFPNADPLALRLLQRLLSFDPKDRPTAEQALADPYFKGLSRVEREPACLPISKLEFEFERRRVTKEDVRELIYREILEYHPQLLKDYLNGNEGSNYIYPSAIGQFKKQFAHLEENCGRSGPVIPLERKHISLPRSTVHSSTIPPKPQPMAPSYRDHQIKEETRASESYGSLSSSSRQQSRVPSARPGRVVGPVVAYEAGRSMKEGYDAARTNVLNAALAQQTATPSPQYYYRPNMTPSQSKPVAENVAWTKQQQLPVQTTHGIAIDIKTNPYQQSQTKPEQYNSSRIALDAKLMQAQTQFGASAVAMAAHRNVGTVQYGMS encoded by the exons ATGCAGCAAGATCAGCGCAAGAAG GGTGTAAAAGACACAGAATTTTTCACCGATTATGGTGATGCAAATAGATACAAAATTCTTGAAGTTATTGGGAAAGGAAGTTATGGAGTTGTTTGTGCTGCAGTTGATACACATACAGGGGAAAAAGTTGccattaagaaaataaatgatATTTTTGAGCACATTTCTGATGCCATCCGAATTCTCCGAGAAGTAAAACTGCTGAGGCTGTTGCGCCATCCAGATATAGTTGAGATCAAACGCATTATGTTGCCTCCATCGAAGAGAGACTTCAGAGATATTTATGTTGTCTTTGAGCTTATGGAGTCTGATCTTCATCAAGTCATTAAAGCTAATGATGACTTGACTTGCGAGCACcatcaattttttctttatcaGATGCTGCGTGCCCTTAAATATATGCATACAG CTAATGTCTATCATCGAGATCTTAAGCCCAAGAATATTTTGGCTAATGCCAATTGCAAACTTAAAATTTGTGACTTTGGCCTAGCTAGAGTAGCTTTCAACGACACTCCGACTACAGTATTTTGGACG GATTATGTTGCTACTAGATGGTATAGGGCTCCAGAACTTTGTGGATCATTTTTTTCTAAG TACACCCCAGCCATCGATATTTGGAGCATTGGATGCATTTTTGCTGAGGTGCTGATGGGTAAACCGTTGTTTCCCGGTAAAAGTGTTGTTCATCAGCTAGATTTAATCACTGATCTTCTGGGTACACCCTCGACTGATGTAATCTCTGGG GTACGCAATGACAAGGCACGCAAATACTTGACAGATATGCGGAAAAAGCAGCCTGTTCCATTTTCTCACAAATTTCCAAATGCTGATCCCTTAGCTTTGCGGTTGCTACAGAGATTGTTGTCGTTTGATCCAAAGGATAGACCAACTGCTGAACAG GCACTAGCTGATCCGTACTTTAAAGGCTTGTCTAGAGTAGAGAGAGAACCTGCATGCCTACCGATTTCAAAACTAGAGTTTGAGTTTGAGAGGCGAAGGGTGACTAAGGAGGATGTTAGGGAATTGATATATCGAGAAATCCTTGAATATCATCCTCAGTTGCTCAAAGACTACTTGAACGGAAATGAAGGTTCTAATTATATTTATCCCAG TGCTATCGGTCAATTTAAGAAGCAGTTTGCACATCTGGAGGAAAATTGTGGTCGGAGTGGACCGGTCATCCCTCTCGAGAGGAAACACATCTCCCTTCCAAG GTCGACGGTACACTCTAGTACCATACCTCCCAAGCCACAGCCGATGGCACCTTCGTACAGAGACCATCAAATTAAAGAAGAGACGAGAGCATCTGAAAGTTACGGAAGTTTATCCAGCTCTTCAAGACAGCAATCAAGAGTTCCATcag CAAGGCCAGGGAGAGTTGTAGGACCTGTTGTAGCATACGAGGCTGGTAGAAGCATGAAGGAAGGATACGATGCTGCTAGGACTAATGTGCTAAACGCAGCGTTAGCACAACAGACGGCCACACCGTCACCACAATACTACTACCGACCAAACATGACTCCGTCTCAATCCAAGCCTGTTGCTGAAAATGTCGCATGGACCAAACAGCAGCAGCTGCCTGTACAGACAACACATGGAATTGCTATTGACATCAAAACTAACCCGTATCAACAATCTCAGACAAAACCCGAACAATATAACAGTAGCAGAATCGCGCTTGATGCTAAGCTTATGCAAGCTCAAACCCAGTTTGGTGCTTCTGCTGTTGCAATGGCGGCTCACAGAAATGTCGGCACCGTTCAATATGGAATGTCATAA
- the LOC130818233 gene encoding receptor-like serine/threonine-protein kinase At1g78530 encodes MSNAKMISLYIAISCIAFVISKMIISILLYKNWKRKHMSVQYSYSGGKMVIFRPSTTKSLKADALLKKTLKLSNKDIIGSGGHGTVYKLCLNDGTSYAVKRLNRGSQDRDRGFERELEAMGDIKHKNILTLHGYYTSPHYNLLIYELMPNGSLDAYLYGRMKNKKHLDWCSRYKIALGTARGIAYLHHDCIPHIIHRDIKSSNILLDHNIEARLSDFGLATFMEPDNTHVSTVVAGTFGYLAPEYFDTGKATAKGDVYSFGVVLLELLTGKKPIDEAFEGTKLVTWVKAVVQEKREEHVLDSRLEGSPINEVNSVFNIALMCLETQLLKRPTMAEVVKLLETAKSNKTFLNVSLDNVV; translated from the exons ATGAGTAATGCAAAAATGATATCATTGTACATTGCAATAAGTTGTATTGCTTTTGTTATTTCAAAAATGATAATATCAATTCTACTCTACAAGAATTGGAAAAGGAAGCATATGTCAGTTCAATACAGCTACTCAG GTGGGAAAATGGTGATTTTTCGGCCTTCAACCACTAAATCACTAAAAGCCGATGCACTTTTGAAGAAGACACTCAAATTAAGTAACAAGGATATAATTGGGTCCGGAGGGCATGGAACTGTGTATAAACTATGCCTAAATGATGGAACATCATATGCAGTGAAGAGATTGAACAGGGGAAGTCAAGATCGAGATCGCGGTTTCGAGAGAGAATTAGAAGCCATGGGAGATATCAAGCACAAAAACATACTTACCCTCCATGGGTACTACACTTCCCCTCACTATAATCTTCTTATATATGAGCTTATGCCTAATGGAAGTCTAGATGCTTATCTTTATG GGAGAATGAAGAATAAGAAGCATCTAGATTGGTGTTCAAGATACAAAATAGCATTAGGAACAGCAAGAGGAATAGCCTACCTTCACCATGACTGCATACCACATATCATACACAGAGATATCAAATCAAGTAACATCTTACTTGATCATAATATTGAGGCTCGGCTATCTGACTTTGGGTTAGCTACTTTCATGGAACCTGATAATACTCATGTTTCCACTGTTGTTGCTGGCACTTTTGGTTACTTAGCTCCAG AATACTTTGATACAGGGAAAGCTACTGCAAAAGGGGATGTTTATAGCTTCGGTGTTGTGTTATTAGAGCTTTTGACCGGAAAAAAGCCCATTGATGAAGCATTTGAGGGAACAAAACTCGTTACTTGG GTAAAGGCAGTTGTCCAAGAAAAAAGAGAAGAGCATGTTTTGGACAGTAGGTTGGAGGGCAGCCCCATTAATGAAGTTAATTCAGTGTTTAACATCGCATTAATGTGCTTAGAAACACAGCTATTAAAGAGACCAACCATGGCTGAAGTTGTAAAATTGTTGGAGACtgcaaaatcaaacaaaacatttttAAATGTTTCATTAGATAATGTTGTCTAA
- the LOC130818235 gene encoding 3-isopropylmalate dehydratase large subunit, chloroplastic-like, whose protein sequence is MAASSAISSISSSFLPKKDVGLSSLSSSNCSHFLASKCRSKMSTKIASVMTPQKTERKPSTTGSVKNAMTMTEKILARASEKSQLVPGENVWVNVDVLMTHDVCGPGSIGIFKKEFGQNAKVWDREKVVIIPDHYIFTSDERANRNVDILRDFAMEQNIKYFYDITDRSDFKVNPEYKGVCHVALAQEGHCRPGEVLLGTDSHTCNAGAFGQFATGIGNTDAGFVLGTGKILLKVPPTLRFVMDGEMPDYLLAKDLILQIIGEISVAGATYKAMEFVGSTVESLNMEERMTLCNMVVEAGGKNGVVPVDSTTRKYLEDKTSIPYEPFYSDDQASFMSEYRFDVSKLEPLVAKPHSPDNRALARECKDVKIDRVYIGSCTGGKTEDFMAAAKVFMASGKKVRVPTFLVPATQKVWMDVYTVPVPGSGGKTCAQIFEEAGCDTPGSPGCGACLGGPRDTYARMNDPQVCVSTTNRNFPGRMGHKEGQIYLASPYTAAASALTGYVTDPREFL, encoded by the exons ATGGCGGCTTCTTCTGCTAtttcttcaatttcttcatcttttctCCCCAAG AAGGATGTTGGTCTATCTTCTTTGTCTTCCTCCAATTGTTCCCATTTTTTAGCTTCAAAATGCAGGAGCAAAATGTCAACCAAGATTGCTTCAGTCATGACTCCACAAAAGACTGAAAGAAAGCCTTCCACTACTGGCTCG GTGAAAAATGCCATGACAATGACTGAGAAGATACTAGCAAGGGCTTCTGAGAAATCACAGCTAGTCCCAGGTGAGAATGTGTGGGTGAATGTTGATGTCTTGATGACCCATGATGTTTGTGGACCTGGCTCCATTGGTATCTTTAAGAAGGAATTTGGGCAGAATGCTAAG GTTTGGGACCGTGAAAAGGTTGTCATTATTCCTGATCACTATATTTTTACAAGTGATGAACGGGCCAACCGCAATGTTGATATCCTGAGAGACTTTGCGATGGagcaaaatatcaaatatttctaTGATATAACTGATCGTTCAGACTTTAAG GTTAATCCTGAGTACAAAGGTGTATGCCATGTCGCTCTTGCCCAAGAGGGTCATTGTAGACCAGGAGAG GTCTTGTTAGGAACCGACTCACATACATGTAATGCTGGAGCATTTGGCCAATTTGCCACTGGAATAGGCAATACAGATGCTGGTTTTGTTTTGGGCActggtaaaattttattaaag GTTCCACCAACTCTTCGATTTGTGATGGATGGAGAAATGCCTGATTATTTACTTGCAAAGGATTTGATCCTGCAA ATAATTGGTGAAATATCGGTGGCCGGAGCTACATATAAAGCAATGGAATTTGTTGGATCAACGGTTGAAAGTCTGAAT ATGGAAGAAAGAATGACCCTTTGCAATATGGTAGTTGAAGCAGGAGGAAAGAATGGTGTTGTCCCTGTCGATAGTACCACACGCAAATATCTTGAG GACAAGACTTCTATTCCCTATGAAcctttttatagtgatgatcaAGCAAG TTTTATGTCCGAGTATCGATTTGATGTCTCAAAGCTAGAACCTCTTGTTGCGAAG CCCCACTCTCCAGATAATCGTGCATTAGCAAGAGAGTGCAAAGATGTCAAAATTGACAGAGTATATATTGGCTCTTGTACTGGTGGGAAAACAGAAGATTTTATGGCTGCAGCCAAAGTCTTCATGGCTTCT GGGAAGAAAGTCAGAGTCCCCACTTTTCTGGTACCTGCCACCCAAAAG GTTTGGATGGATGTGTACACTGTTCCAGTGCCGGGATCGGGTGGTAAGACCTGTGCTCAGATATTTGAGGAAGCTGGGTGTGATACACCCGGTAGTCCAGGTTGTGGCGCTTGCCTCGGAGGTCCTCGAGACACATATGCACGAATGAATGATCCACAG GTGTGCGTGTCGACAACAAATAGGAACTTCCCAGGGAGAATGGGACACAAGGAAGGGCAGATATATTTGGCTTCTCCTTACACAGCAGCTGCTTCCGCATTGACCGGTTATGTTACTGATCCAAGAGAGTTTTTATAG
- the LOC130818234 gene encoding mitogen-activated protein kinase 19-like isoform X1 has translation MQQDQRKKGVKDTEFFTDYGDANRYKILEVIGKGSYGVVCAAVDTHTGEKVAIKKINDIFEHISDAIRILREVKLLRLLRHPDIVEIKRIMLPPSKRDFRDIYVVFELMESDLHQVIKANDDLTCEHHQFFLYQMLRALKYMHTANVYHRDLKPKNILANANCKLKICDFGLARVAFNDTPTTVFWTDYVATRWYRAPELCGSFFSKYTPAIDIWSIGCIFAEVLMGKPLFPGKSVVHQLDLITDLLGTPSTDVISGVRNDKARKYLTDMRKKQPVPFSHKFPNADPLALRLLQRLLSFDPKDRPTAEQALADPYFKGLSRVEREPACLPISKLEFEFERRRVTKEDVRELIYREILEYHPQLLKDYLNGNEGSNYIYPSAIGQFKKQFAHLEENCGRSGPVIPLERKHISLPRSTVHSSTIPPKPQPMAPSYRDHQIKEETRASESYGSLSSSSRQQSRVPSAARPGRVVGPVVAYEAGRSMKEGYDAARTNVLNAALAQQTATPSPQYYYRPNMTPSQSKPVAENVAWTKQQQLPVQTTHGIAIDIKTNPYQQSQTKPEQYNSSRIALDAKLMQAQTQFGASAVAMAAHRNVGTVQYGMS, from the exons ATGCAGCAAGATCAGCGCAAGAAG GGTGTAAAAGACACAGAATTTTTCACCGATTATGGTGATGCAAATAGATACAAAATTCTTGAAGTTATTGGGAAAGGAAGTTATGGAGTTGTTTGTGCTGCAGTTGATACACATACAGGGGAAAAAGTTGccattaagaaaataaatgatATTTTTGAGCACATTTCTGATGCCATCCGAATTCTCCGAGAAGTAAAACTGCTGAGGCTGTTGCGCCATCCAGATATAGTTGAGATCAAACGCATTATGTTGCCTCCATCGAAGAGAGACTTCAGAGATATTTATGTTGTCTTTGAGCTTATGGAGTCTGATCTTCATCAAGTCATTAAAGCTAATGATGACTTGACTTGCGAGCACcatcaattttttctttatcaGATGCTGCGTGCCCTTAAATATATGCATACAG CTAATGTCTATCATCGAGATCTTAAGCCCAAGAATATTTTGGCTAATGCCAATTGCAAACTTAAAATTTGTGACTTTGGCCTAGCTAGAGTAGCTTTCAACGACACTCCGACTACAGTATTTTGGACG GATTATGTTGCTACTAGATGGTATAGGGCTCCAGAACTTTGTGGATCATTTTTTTCTAAG TACACCCCAGCCATCGATATTTGGAGCATTGGATGCATTTTTGCTGAGGTGCTGATGGGTAAACCGTTGTTTCCCGGTAAAAGTGTTGTTCATCAGCTAGATTTAATCACTGATCTTCTGGGTACACCCTCGACTGATGTAATCTCTGGG GTACGCAATGACAAGGCACGCAAATACTTGACAGATATGCGGAAAAAGCAGCCTGTTCCATTTTCTCACAAATTTCCAAATGCTGATCCCTTAGCTTTGCGGTTGCTACAGAGATTGTTGTCGTTTGATCCAAAGGATAGACCAACTGCTGAACAG GCACTAGCTGATCCGTACTTTAAAGGCTTGTCTAGAGTAGAGAGAGAACCTGCATGCCTACCGATTTCAAAACTAGAGTTTGAGTTTGAGAGGCGAAGGGTGACTAAGGAGGATGTTAGGGAATTGATATATCGAGAAATCCTTGAATATCATCCTCAGTTGCTCAAAGACTACTTGAACGGAAATGAAGGTTCTAATTATATTTATCCCAG TGCTATCGGTCAATTTAAGAAGCAGTTTGCACATCTGGAGGAAAATTGTGGTCGGAGTGGACCGGTCATCCCTCTCGAGAGGAAACACATCTCCCTTCCAAG GTCGACGGTACACTCTAGTACCATACCTCCCAAGCCACAGCCGATGGCACCTTCGTACAGAGACCATCAAATTAAAGAAGAGACGAGAGCATCTGAAAGTTACGGAAGTTTATCCAGCTCTTCAAGACAGCAATCAAGAGTTCCATcag CAGCAAGGCCAGGGAGAGTTGTAGGACCTGTTGTAGCATACGAGGCTGGTAGAAGCATGAAGGAAGGATACGATGCTGCTAGGACTAATGTGCTAAACGCAGCGTTAGCACAACAGACGGCCACACCGTCACCACAATACTACTACCGACCAAACATGACTCCGTCTCAATCCAAGCCTGTTGCTGAAAATGTCGCATGGACCAAACAGCAGCAGCTGCCTGTACAGACAACACATGGAATTGCTATTGACATCAAAACTAACCCGTATCAACAATCTCAGACAAAACCCGAACAATATAACAGTAGCAGAATCGCGCTTGATGCTAAGCTTATGCAAGCTCAAACCCAGTTTGGTGCTTCTGCTGTTGCAATGGCGGCTCACAGAAATGTCGGCACCGTTCAATATGGAATGTCATAA
- the LOC130818236 gene encoding probable sodium/metabolite cotransporter BASS1, chloroplastic, with amino-acid sequence MMQSSLSSPHRTPNIKLFPRITKDFLSIPNTIKTSHFLSRPNTILQLRCEYDGFSTQLRSPVSLNTTQKRFLSNKQKNETKNCTHILCSNSSNSLSAENKSVIRGFVEVLGEVISTAFPLWVALGCLIGLWKPNSFNWVRPQVSIWGLTVIMLGMGMTLTLDDLSGAFSMPKEVIAGFVLQYSVMPLSGFFISKLLGLPSHFAAGLILVGCCPGGTASNIVTYIARGNVALSVLMTAASTFSAVVMTPYLTAKLAGKYIAVDATGLLMSTLQVVLLPVLAGAFLNQYFQGLVRFVSPLMPPIAVGTVAVLCGNAIAQSSSAILMSGRQVVLACCLLHASGFFFGYVLARLLRVDVSSARTISIEVGMQNSVLGLVLANQHFGNPLTVVPCAVSSVCHSIIGSALAGIWRWSTPSPKENRE; translated from the exons ATGATGCAATCTTCACTCTCTTCTCCTCATAGAACTCCAAATATAAAGCTTTTTCCTAGAATCACCAAAGATTTTCTGTCAATCCCTAATACAATCAAGACCAGCCATTTTCTCTCCCGTCCCAATACAATCTTACAATTAAGGTGCGAATACGATGGGTTTTCGACTCAATTGAGAAGCCCCGTGTCATTGAATACTACCCAAAAACGTTTTCTTAGCAATAAACAAAAGAATGAGACAAAAAATTGTACCCATATTCTTTGCAGCAATTCATCAAACAGTTTGAGTGCAGAGAACAAATCGGTGATCAGGGGGTTTGTAGAAGTTTTGGGCGAAGTGATTTCAACTGCATTTCCTTTATGGGTTGCATTGGGATGCTTGATTGGACTTTGGAAGCCGAATTCTTTCAATTGGGTCAGACCCCAGGTGTCAATTTGGGGGCTGACAGTTATTATGTTGGGTATGGGCATGACACTTACTTTGGACGATCTGAGTGGGGCTTTTTCTATGCCTAAAGAAGTCATTGCTGGTTTTGTTCTTCAGTACTCG GTAATGCCATTGTCCGGCTTCTTTATCAGCAAGCTTTTAGGGTTGCCATCCCATTTTGCAGCAGGCCTAATATTGGTTGGATGTTGTCCCGGTG GAACAGCAAGTAATATTGTTACATATATTGCACG TGGAAATGTTGCTCTTTCAGTACTAATGACAGCAGCAAGCACATTTTCAGCAGTG GTAATGACTCCATACCTCACCGCTAAACTTGCTGGGAAATATATTGCAGTCGATGCTACTGGACTTCTGATGTCAACGCTCCAG GTTGTGTTGCTTCCTGTCCTAGCTGGAGCGTTTCTGAATCAGTATTTCCAGGGCCTGGTTAGATTTGTGTCACCTTTGATGCCCCCGATTGCTGTAGGAACTGTGGCTGTTCTATGTGGAAATGCTATTGCTCAGAGTTCTTCTGCAATCTTGATGTCTGGTCGTCAAGTAGTGCTAGCCTGTTGTCTACTTCATGCATCGGGATTTTTCTTTGGTTATGTGCTGGCAAGGTTGCTTAGAGTTGATGTATCTTCTGCTAGGACCATATCAATAGAGGTCGGCATGCAG AACTCAGTTCTTGGACTAGTGCTTGCAAATCAGCATTTCGGGAATCCATTGACTGTGGTTCCTTGTGCCGTTTCTAGTGTTTGTCACTCAATTATCGGCAGTGCTTTGGCCGGAATCTGGAGATGGTCTACACCGTCACCTAAGGAGAACCGGGAATGA